In Psychrilyobacter piezotolerans, one genomic interval encodes:
- a CDS encoding ABC transporter permease — protein MEDEKQQGKLRTLFDTVFPYIKYIGNRLLHLLPVVIIISIVIFTLIQLMPGDPILAMINPETTANMTEEQRIAYIETMRKVLGYDKPVIVRYFLWWKDVLTANFGYSVALNKPINEFIGSYIMNSFKVNIVGFIIAFLIAIPIGIKSAVRKNTRYDKIVTVVSMIGISLPSFFMALLLVLLFSAVLRILPFSGMVDPRGVRPEYVYYILPVSVIVLSSLASLIRYIRNAMIEVLKADYIRTSRAKGLAEKVVIYRHAFKNALIPVITIIGFWIPALFGGSIIVEKIFAWPGMGLLMNQAYQFKDRGVLSTVLLFFAVLTLFANLFVDVGYALVDPRIKARRIK, from the coding sequence GTGGAAGATGAAAAACAGCAAGGAAAACTGAGAACTCTATTTGATACAGTATTTCCTTATATAAAATACATAGGAAACAGATTGTTACACTTATTGCCGGTTGTAATTATAATTTCAATAGTTATATTCACATTGATACAGCTTATGCCGGGAGACCCTATCCTCGCCATGATCAATCCAGAGACAACAGCCAATATGACAGAGGAACAAAGGATAGCATATATAGAAACCATGAGAAAAGTATTGGGATACGATAAACCGGTTATAGTGAGGTATTTTTTATGGTGGAAAGATGTACTGACTGCTAACTTTGGTTATTCGGTAGCACTTAATAAACCCATCAATGAATTCATCGGAAGTTATATTATGAATTCATTCAAAGTTAATATTGTAGGCTTTATTATAGCCTTTTTAATTGCTATCCCTATCGGAATTAAATCAGCAGTAAGGAAAAATACCAGGTACGATAAGATAGTAACTGTGGTATCTATGATAGGAATTTCCCTGCCTTCATTCTTTATGGCACTGTTATTGGTACTACTATTTTCTGCAGTACTCCGAATCCTGCCATTTTCAGGGATGGTAGACCCCAGGGGTGTAAGACCTGAATATGTATATTATATCCTGCCGGTTTCAGTAATAGTACTGTCATCTCTTGCGAGTCTCATCAGGTATATCAGAAATGCCATGATAGAAGTTCTGAAAGCTGATTATATCAGAACTTCCAGAGCAAAGGGGTTAGCAGAAAAAGTAGTTATCTACAGACATGCATTTAAAAATGCATTGATTCCTGTAATTACAATTATTGGATTCTGGATACCTGCATTATTTGGCGGGTCTATCATCGTAGAGAAGATATTTGCATGGCCCGGAATGGGACTTTTGATGAACCAGGCGTATCAATTTAAAGACAGGGGAGTTCTATCCACTGTATTGTTATTCTTTGCAGTGCTGACACTTTTTGCCAACCTGTTTGTTGATGTAGGTTATGCACTGGTAGACCCTAGAATAAAAGCAAGGAGGATAAAATAA
- a CDS encoding ABC transporter substrate-binding protein: MKKKLLILGVLAALLFTGCGGSEKETTGTAGGADKPTTFVMGSANFNGDFYYGWTNSAYDANIRRLVWGGGLLSQTDKGELALTSFVESKVLSKSDPSKESEDIWTFKIKDGMKFSNGDPLTAKDVKFTYDFYMDKEALAATGGTSSVSEYVDRVELDEANNTVVFYLKRTMYTIGSSVFSEDQSILDSTMILAGAEKDGVTPQQWVKANMSTPVGYGAYKIDEYVESQYVKLSINENYQGNFEGDKPSIDTLIVQNIPEETKITQLVTGEIDGLANIGKEENVDAVLAETATLSTNNYFRHGGGQITFHNDFGPAQLPEVRKAFAYEFDRIKFRNIFLGKYGISSNAPYSRNMWMMYEDGEQFGTEGKFEKSLTSYDILDADGNWDEEANLKEAHKLLDQAAAKTDGLYAKLTKDADGNYLWEGKELALNLAITSAWTDAINLTLTKEVQDKFGMKINVDSMDWSIMANNLYGNSALSERKYHMFTGGTSYSIEYDPYANWSSTKILPFGKGSSSNSTRYVGDEKLLDEIRFSNPSTDEGTASYKANWRKWIVEVNEDLPQLPLYSNNYYDVYTNKVENFETNALWTWPYAIIKANFKK; this comes from the coding sequence ATGAAGAAAAAATTATTAATACTGGGAGTGTTAGCAGCTTTATTATTTACAGGCTGTGGAGGATCGGAGAAGGAAACAACAGGAACAGCAGGGGGGGCAGATAAACCAACAACCTTTGTAATGGGATCGGCTAACTTTAACGGTGACTTCTATTATGGGTGGACAAATTCGGCATATGATGCAAATATCAGAAGATTAGTTTGGGGTGGAGGGCTTTTATCACAAACAGACAAGGGGGAATTAGCTCTTACTTCGTTTGTAGAGAGCAAAGTATTGTCAAAATCCGATCCATCCAAAGAGAGTGAGGATATATGGACATTTAAGATTAAAGATGGGATGAAGTTTTCAAATGGAGATCCATTGACAGCTAAGGATGTAAAGTTTACATATGACTTTTATATGGATAAAGAGGCTTTAGCAGCTACAGGTGGAACAAGCAGTGTATCTGAATATGTTGACAGGGTAGAATTGGATGAAGCTAATAATACTGTAGTATTTTATTTAAAACGTACAATGTATACAATAGGTTCTTCTGTGTTTTCTGAAGATCAGTCTATTTTGGATTCAACAATGATTCTTGCTGGAGCAGAAAAAGATGGGGTTACTCCCCAGCAGTGGGTAAAGGCTAATATGTCTACACCAGTTGGATATGGAGCATATAAGATCGATGAATATGTGGAGTCACAATATGTAAAATTATCTATAAACGAAAACTACCAGGGTAACTTTGAGGGAGATAAGCCCAGCATAGATACCCTTATCGTTCAAAATATACCGGAGGAAACTAAGATAACTCAGTTAGTTACCGGTGAGATCGACGGGCTTGCAAATATCGGGAAAGAGGAAAATGTAGATGCAGTATTAGCAGAGACAGCAACATTGTCAACTAATAACTATTTCCGTCATGGGGGAGGACAGATCACATTCCATAATGATTTTGGACCGGCACAGCTGCCGGAAGTAAGAAAAGCTTTCGCCTATGAGTTTGACAGAATTAAATTTAGAAATATTTTCTTGGGAAAATACGGGATTTCATCCAATGCACCATACTCTAGAAATATGTGGATGATGTATGAAGATGGTGAGCAGTTCGGAACAGAGGGGAAATTTGAAAAATCATTGACAAGTTATGATATTTTAGATGCAGATGGTAACTGGGATGAAGAGGCTAACTTAAAGGAAGCTCATAAGTTATTGGATCAGGCTGCAGCTAAAACAGATGGATTATATGCAAAATTAACCAAGGATGCAGATGGAAATTATCTATGGGAAGGGAAGGAGCTTGCTCTTAACCTGGCTATCACATCAGCATGGACAGATGCAATCAACCTTACTCTGACTAAAGAAGTTCAGGATAAATTTGGAATGAAGATCAATGTAGATTCTATGGACTGGTCTATCATGGCCAACAACTTATATGGGAACTCTGCTTTAAGTGAAAGAAAATACCATATGTTTACAGGTGGAACTTCTTACAGTATTGAGTATGATCCATATGCTAACTGGTCTAGTACGAAAATCTTACCATTTGGAAAAGGATCATCAAGTAACAGTACAAGATATGTTGGGGATGAAAAATTACTTGATGAGATCAGATTCTCTAACCCGTCAACCGATGAAGGAACTGCCAGCTACAAAGCTAACTGGAGAAAATGGATTGTAGAAGTTAATGAAGATCTGCCGCAATTACCACTATACTCAAATAACTACTACGATGTTTACACAAATAAGGTGGAAAACTTTGAGACAAACGCTCTATGGACATGGCCTTATGCAATAATAAAAGCAAATTTCAAAAAATAA
- a CDS encoding RidA family protein, which translates to MSKKYIHTENAPAALGPYSQAVEVNGTLYVSGQIPFVPTTMELVSEDVQEQTKQSLENVKAILTEAGYSLADVVKAGVFIKDMNDFGKINEIYAQYFTDTKPARACVEVARLPKDVKVEIEVIAVK; encoded by the coding sequence ATGTCAAAAAAATACATTCATACAGAAAATGCACCAGCTGCATTAGGGCCATATTCACAAGCGGTAGAAGTAAACGGAACATTATATGTTTCGGGACAAATCCCATTCGTACCAACTACAATGGAATTAGTATCTGAAGATGTACAGGAGCAGACTAAACAATCATTAGAAAACGTAAAGGCTATCCTTACTGAAGCTGGATATTCTTTAGCCGATGTTGTAAAGGCTGGAGTTTTCATCAAAGATATGAATGACTTTGGAAAGATCAATGAGATCTATGCACAATACTTTACAGATACAAAGCCTGCTAGAGCTTGTGTAGAAGTAGCTAGATTACCAAAAGATGTTAAAGTTGAGATCGAAGTAATAGCAGTAAAATAA
- a CDS encoding ATP-binding protein, with product MLKDNRIRIICGHYGSGKTEFAINYSLALKESQDKVAIADMDVVNPYFRSREKAEILREQGIKVIYSSLDGTALDIPAVSGEVGTLIVGNEWNLILDVGGDNVGARALARHSKDIRPDDYDMFFVINTYRPETQNAADIISHLQAIEETTGMKVTGLVNNTHMMRNTTLEDVLFGQKISEEVSKKLNLPIKYISCIEEVAEQLPQKLKDICITTSLIMRENWMS from the coding sequence ATGCTAAAAGATAATAGAATCAGAATTATTTGTGGTCACTACGGAAGTGGTAAAACCGAATTTGCAATCAACTATTCTTTAGCTCTTAAGGAATCTCAAGACAAAGTTGCCATTGCTGATATGGATGTAGTTAACCCGTATTTTAGAAGCAGGGAAAAAGCTGAAATTTTAAGAGAACAAGGAATTAAAGTCATATATAGTTCTCTCGACGGAACAGCTCTGGATATTCCTGCTGTCAGCGGGGAAGTCGGAACATTAATCGTAGGTAATGAATGGAACTTAATTTTAGATGTTGGAGGAGATAATGTAGGAGCCAGGGCTTTGGCACGTCACTCCAAGGATATCAGGCCTGATGATTATGACATGTTCTTCGTTATCAATACTTACAGACCTGAAACACAGAATGCAGCAGATATTATATCTCACCTGCAGGCTATCGAGGAAACTACCGGAATGAAAGTTACCGGATTAGTAAATAATACTCATATGATGAGAAACACTACATTGGAAGATGTTTTATTTGGTCAAAAAATTTCTGAGGAAGTTTCGAAAAAATTGAATCTTCCAATTAAATATATATCATGTATCGAAGAAGTAGCAGAACAGCTGCCTCAAAAATTAAAAGATATCTGTATCACCACCTCTCTAATAATGAGAGAAAATTGGATGAGCTAA
- a CDS encoding 4Fe-4S dicluster domain-containing protein: MAKGMVTFNSDRCKGCELCVSVCPVKIIELDRSTTNSKGYNPAHVSEANKDKCIGCAQCGLMCPDSVITVERN, from the coding sequence ATGGCTAAAGGAATGGTTACTTTTAATTCAGATCGTTGCAAAGGTTGTGAACTATGTGTGTCTGTCTGTCCGGTTAAGATAATTGAATTAGATAGAAGCACTACAAACTCAAAGGGGTATAACCCGGCTCACGTAAGTGAAGCAAATAAGGATAAATGTATCGGTTGTGCTCAATGTGGTCTTATGTGTCCAGATTCTGTTATCACAGTTGAAAGAAATTAA
- a CDS encoding 3-methyl-2-oxobutanoate dehydrogenase subunit VorB: protein MSKVLMKGNEAVGAAAIKAGCKYFFGYPITPQNEIPEYMSKKLPEVGGEFVQAESEVAAINMVYGAAGCGARVMTSSSSPGMALKQEGISYLVGAELPAVLVNMMRGGPGLGGIQPAQSDYFMSVKGGGNGDYFMPVYAPASIQETVDLIQEAFDVADQYRTPVMVIADGMIGQMMEPVEFKDVTHRKLEEKTWATDGTKEERKPNVINSLFLDAQDLEDHILKLEEKYNLMAENECRWEEYKLEGAEIVIAAYGTTARIVKNAIDILEKDGIKVGLIRPITLWPFPDKAFDHIDSTTKTVLTVEMSRGQMIEDVRLALNGKLPTAFYGRTGGVIPTPAGVVEAVKKLVGGAK, encoded by the coding sequence ATGTCTAAAGTACTTATGAAAGGTAACGAAGCCGTTGGTGCAGCAGCTATTAAAGCTGGATGTAAATATTTCTTCGGTTATCCTATCACGCCACAAAATGAAATTCCAGAATATATGTCTAAAAAACTTCCTGAAGTTGGAGGAGAATTTGTTCAAGCTGAATCTGAAGTAGCTGCTATAAACATGGTTTACGGTGCTGCTGGATGTGGAGCAAGAGTAATGACTTCGTCTTCTTCGCCCGGTATGGCACTTAAGCAAGAGGGAATCTCTTACTTAGTTGGAGCAGAATTACCAGCTGTTCTAGTAAATATGATGAGAGGGGGTCCTGGTTTAGGAGGGATTCAACCTGCTCAATCTGACTATTTCATGTCAGTTAAAGGTGGAGGTAATGGAGACTACTTCATGCCGGTATATGCTCCTGCATCTATTCAAGAAACAGTTGATCTGATTCAAGAAGCTTTCGACGTAGCTGATCAATACAGAACTCCAGTTATGGTAATAGCTGATGGTATGATCGGTCAAATGATGGAGCCTGTAGAATTTAAAGATGTTACTCATAGAAAATTAGAGGAAAAAACTTGGGCAACTGACGGAACTAAAGAAGAGAGAAAACCTAATGTTATCAATTCTTTATTCTTAGATGCTCAAGACTTAGAAGATCATATTCTTAAATTAGAAGAAAAATATAACTTAATGGCAGAAAACGAATGCAGATGGGAAGAATATAAGTTAGAAGGTGCTGAAATAGTAATCGCTGCTTATGGAACTACTGCTAGAATCGTAAAAAATGCTATCGATATTTTAGAAAAAGATGGAATCAAGGTAGGATTAATCAGACCAATTACATTATGGCCATTCCCTGATAAGGCATTTGATCACATTGATTCTACTACAAAAACTGTATTAACAGTTGAGATGAGTAGAGGACAAATGATCGAAGATGTTAGATTAGCTTTAAATGGTAAATTACCTACTGCATTCTACGGAAGAACTGGGGGAGTTATCCCAACTCCTGCTGGCGTTGTAGAAGCAGTTAAGAAACTTGTTGGAGGTGCTAAATAA
- a CDS encoding thiamine pyrophosphate-dependent enzyme, protein MAVVFKETKGLTDAKTHYCPGCTHGIVHRLVGEVLEELGVLGEAIGVAPVGCSVLAYKYFNCDVHQAAHGRAPAVATGIRRVHPDKVVFTYQGDGDLASIGAAEIVHAAARGEKFTTIFINNAIYGMTGGQMAPTTLVGQKATTAPLGRDPKKVGMPMRVSEMLATLDGAKFVERCTVHNPAGVRKTKTAIKKAFEMQMRGEGFGIVEILSTCPTNWGMTPVDSLKWLEENMIPYYPLGNIRTPEGGDK, encoded by the coding sequence ATGGCAGTTGTTTTTAAAGAAACAAAGGGACTTACAGATGCTAAAACTCACTATTGTCCTGGATGTACCCACGGAATTGTTCATAGATTAGTTGGAGAAGTTTTAGAAGAATTAGGAGTATTAGGAGAAGCTATCGGTGTTGCACCAGTTGGATGTTCTGTACTTGCATATAAATATTTTAATTGTGATGTCCATCAAGCTGCCCATGGAAGAGCTCCAGCTGTAGCTACTGGTATCAGAAGAGTTCATCCTGATAAAGTAGTATTTACTTATCAAGGAGATGGAGATTTAGCTTCTATCGGTGCTGCTGAGATCGTTCATGCTGCTGCTAGAGGAGAAAAATTCACAACTATATTCATCAACAATGCTATCTATGGAATGACTGGTGGGCAAATGGCTCCTACTACTTTAGTAGGTCAAAAAGCTACTACAGCTCCATTAGGTAGAGATCCTAAAAAAGTTGGAATGCCTATGAGAGTCTCTGAGATGTTAGCTACTTTAGACGGTGCTAAATTCGTAGAAAGATGTACTGTTCATAATCCAGCTGGCGTTAGAAAGACTAAAACTGCCATCAAAAAAGCTTTTGAAATGCAAATGCGTGGAGAAGGTTTTGGAATCGTAGAAATATTATCTACATGTCCTACAAACTGGGGAATGACTCCTGTTGATTCATTAAAATGGTTAGAAGAAAATATGATTCCATATTACCCATTAGGTAATATCAGAACTCCTGAAGGAGGGGATAAATAA
- a CDS encoding 2-oxoacid:acceptor oxidoreductase family protein, whose translation MNEKVIAAGFGGQGVMSLGQLLAYAGMIEEKQVSWLPSYGPEMRGGTANCGVIVSDGLIGSPVVVGDATCLIAMNKPSLDKFEVDVISGGKILINSSLIKEKTTRTDVDAYYIDANAIAESCGTVKAANMVMLGAFLELTKTVDHDSVLQAFVKVFGENKAKFVPMNREALNKGAEAVK comes from the coding sequence ATGAATGAGAAAGTAATCGCTGCCGGATTTGGTGGACAAGGTGTAATGTCTTTAGGTCAATTATTAGCATACGCTGGAATGATAGAAGAGAAACAAGTTTCATGGTTACCATCTTATGGTCCTGAAATGAGAGGAGGAACTGCTAACTGTGGTGTTATCGTTTCTGATGGTCTTATTGGATCACCTGTAGTTGTAGGAGATGCCACATGTTTAATAGCTATGAATAAGCCTTCTTTAGATAAATTTGAAGTAGATGTAATTTCTGGGGGGAAAATACTTATCAACTCATCTTTAATCAAGGAAAAAACAACTAGAACCGATGTTGATGCATACTATATCGATGCAAATGCAATCGCTGAATCTTGTGGAACTGTTAAAGCAGCTAACATGGTTATGTTAGGAGCTTTCTTAGAACTTACTAAAACTGTAGACCACGATAGTGTTTTACAAGCTTTCGTAAAAGTATTCGGAGAAAATAAAGCTAAATTTGTTCCTATGAACAGAGAAGCTTTAAATAAAGGTGCAGAAGCAGTAAAATAA
- a CDS encoding LTA synthase family protein, translated as MKKKGILKSFMNQYILILITLCFTRIWFLNVNNNGGLTWDEIFKGFYIGVKFDASVGGMVMAGLLLLFLVSRIIPLKKIWFKISMGIYGILMFITIFFSAGNVYYFREFKTQLDASIFEYAGDSEIYGNMGAIFNLPLIYGLICILTIINLCLSYKNLKEIYLTDRLGKTKKNILSFIILILIVFVGIRGLQNRPRNVEHGFFSKKLLANQMTQNGMLSLIHSIERQIEFKNIDMKKLEFFDNDELIKRSRELVGTENNEFLSDQNPLLRITDTKRPLRNKNVVLIIAESFSGQYVGALGHNDPDLAPYFSELSKKGVLFTSFYGNGTRTRNGVLSTNVSFPVQVGRDLMRDPAVQKPFYGLPRILKDRGYNTNFYHGSRLNFDNMQGVLLTNGMDNFTGKKDFPKEITSKYHWGAPDTVLFDRSVKEIKKLKEPFFAEILTISNHSPFEIPNEYDRLEEYRKKYGERDPNPDNDDSLMMRYNAYRYMDTAFEEFFESIKDEPWYMDTLFVIVGDHSFSGLYHNIPLFLYTPDGSLKPQRVDSVGAQVDILPTIMGYLGGLYKNASWGKDLLDAKDGERMAYAKSPKKFEKAVIIYKDYYYEKNGRKFTLKDRKTLKNIDSNGKEKDIEKMENFIKLHMQLSEIMVRKRSFGDVDDDISLTN; from the coding sequence ATGAAAAAAAAAGGAATATTAAAGAGTTTCATGAATCAATATATTTTAATATTGATTACCTTATGTTTTACAAGAATTTGGTTTTTAAATGTAAACAATAATGGGGGTCTCACATGGGATGAAATTTTTAAGGGGTTTTATATAGGGGTTAAGTTTGATGCCTCCGTCGGAGGAATGGTAATGGCTGGTTTACTATTATTATTTTTAGTTTCCAGGATAATACCATTAAAAAAAATCTGGTTTAAAATTTCCATGGGAATCTATGGAATTTTAATGTTTATAACCATATTTTTTTCAGCAGGAAATGTTTATTATTTCAGGGAATTTAAGACCCAGCTAGATGCATCGATCTTTGAATATGCAGGGGATAGTGAGATCTATGGAAATATGGGAGCTATCTTCAACCTTCCTTTGATATACGGGTTGATATGTATACTGACAATAATAAACCTATGTCTGTCTTATAAAAATTTAAAAGAAATTTATTTAACCGACAGGCTGGGAAAGACAAAGAAGAATATTTTAAGTTTTATAATTTTGATTTTAATTGTATTTGTCGGAATAAGAGGGTTACAGAATAGACCTAGAAATGTAGAACATGGATTCTTTTCTAAGAAACTTTTAGCTAACCAAATGACACAAAACGGGATGCTGTCTCTGATCCATTCTATAGAAAGACAGATAGAGTTTAAAAATATTGATATGAAAAAATTAGAGTTTTTTGATAACGATGAATTGATTAAAAGGAGCAGGGAATTAGTGGGAACCGAAAATAATGAATTTTTAAGTGATCAAAATCCTCTACTTAGAATTACAGATACAAAAAGACCTCTCCGAAATAAAAATGTAGTTCTGATCATAGCTGAAAGTTTCTCAGGACAATACGTAGGAGCACTGGGGCACAACGATCCTGACCTGGCACCTTATTTTAGTGAGCTATCTAAAAAAGGAGTCTTATTTACCAGCTTCTATGGAAATGGGACAAGAACCAGAAATGGCGTGTTGTCTACCAATGTATCTTTCCCGGTACAGGTAGGAAGGGATCTCATGCGTGACCCGGCTGTGCAGAAACCATTTTATGGTCTGCCCAGAATATTAAAAGACAGGGGTTATAACACTAATTTTTACCACGGATCCAGATTAAATTTTGATAATATGCAGGGAGTTCTTCTGACTAACGGGATGGATAATTTTACAGGAAAAAAAGATTTTCCCAAAGAAATAACTTCCAAATACCACTGGGGTGCACCGGATACAGTGTTGTTTGACAGAAGTGTCAAAGAGATAAAAAAATTAAAGGAACCGTTCTTTGCAGAGATACTGACTATATCCAACCACAGTCCATTTGAAATACCAAATGAATACGACAGGCTGGAGGAGTATAGAAAAAAATATGGGGAAAGAGACCCTAACCCAGATAACGATGACTCCCTTATGATGAGATATAATGCCTATAGATATATGGATACAGCCTTTGAGGAATTTTTTGAGAGTATCAAGGATGAACCCTGGTATATGGATACACTTTTTGTAATTGTAGGGGACCATTCTTTTAGTGGATTATATCATAATATTCCATTATTTCTCTATACTCCAGACGGGTCATTGAAACCTCAGAGGGTAGATAGTGTAGGAGCACAGGTAGATATCCTGCCGACAATTATGGGTTATTTAGGCGGATTGTATAAGAACGCGTCATGGGGAAAGGATCTTCTCGATGCAAAAGATGGGGAGAGGATGGCTTACGCAAAATCTCCTAAAAAATTTGAAAAAGCAGTAATTATATATAAAGATTACTACTATGAAAAAAATGGAAGAAAATTTACCCTTAAAGATAGGAAAACATTAAAAAATATAGATTCCAATGGGAAAGAAAAAGATATAGAAAAGATGGAGAACTTCATAAAGTTACACATGCAGTTATCAGAAATTATGGTAAGAAAGAGAAGTTTTGGAGATGTAGATGATGATATCTCGTTGACAAACTAA
- a CDS encoding lipopolysaccharide core heptose(II) kinase RfaY, with amino-acid sequence MKTKKNNDITIYYKDEKYLKILDNLEKLKIEKVFKDDNRSKVSLFTFEGEKLVFKVPREKNSRKWQRFLSIFRGAESYREFIQAEKIHKAGLLTYKPILAFEKRKYGFVVDSYFICGYLSGETGSIKHLKVIKNELDKIHRSGYLHGDSQLVNFIIDNKHVYIIDSKFSKNKYGKFGARYEYIYLEESCPGDIDYEKNDIYYRGAKGLNNFLHWWGRVRKKLKGK; translated from the coding sequence ATGAAAACAAAAAAAAATAATGATATTACTATTTACTATAAAGATGAAAAATATCTGAAAATATTAGATAATTTGGAAAAATTAAAGATAGAGAAGGTATTTAAAGATGACAATAGAAGTAAGGTTAGTTTATTTACTTTTGAAGGAGAGAAATTAGTATTTAAAGTTCCCAGGGAAAAAAACAGCCGGAAATGGCAGAGATTTCTTTCTATCTTCAGGGGGGCGGAATCTTATCGTGAGTTTATACAGGCAGAAAAAATTCATAAGGCAGGACTGCTGACGTATAAACCTATTTTAGCTTTCGAAAAAAGAAAATATGGATTTGTGGTGGATTCGTATTTTATATGCGGATATCTTTCGGGGGAAACAGGATCGATAAAACATTTAAAGGTTATTAAAAATGAACTGGATAAAATTCATCGGTCGGGATATTTACACGGGGATTCCCAGCTGGTTAATTTTATTATTGATAACAAACATGTCTATATTATAGATTCAAAATTTTCAAAAAATAAATATGGAAAGTTTGGAGCCAGGTATGAATATATATATTTGGAGGAGAGCTGTCCCGGAGATATAGACTATGAAAAAAATGATATTTATTACAGGGGAGCTAAAGGATTAAATAATTTTCTTCATTGGTGGGGAAGGGTAAGAAAAAAATTAAAGGGTAAATAA
- the waaF gene encoding lipopolysaccharide heptosyltransferase II: MKKILIIHTAFIGDIILSTPLIKKLKAKYIDEGCSITYVTTPAGASVLKNNPDLDEIIAYDKRGAHKGFKGLYLLGKRLNYKGFDEVIIPHRYLRSSILGRLTGAPKRIGYDNASGGFLLTKKIPYDKSKHEVEKLLSFVELDSFADDQLSLYPSEMEKEKIDEIWKKNNLEGKKIILLAPGSKWFTKRWPLEYFNELLKKLAVKSEYRVILIGGHEESMLNMYIDKNIINLMGKTSLLDVAELCRRGDIIVTNDSSPIHIASAFEKLHIIAIFGATTRELGFFPWSKNSEVLENNDLDCRPCGLHGGDKCPKGHFKCMLEIKPEVVYDKIQEYFN, translated from the coding sequence TTGAAAAAAATATTAATAATACATACGGCATTTATTGGAGATATAATTTTATCAACTCCTCTAATAAAAAAATTAAAGGCTAAATATATAGATGAAGGATGCAGTATAACCTATGTAACTACTCCGGCAGGAGCCAGTGTATTGAAAAATAATCCAGATCTGGATGAAATCATAGCCTATGACAAAAGAGGGGCTCATAAAGGATTTAAGGGGCTTTATCTGCTGGGGAAAAGACTCAATTATAAGGGGTTTGATGAGGTGATAATTCCTCATAGATATTTGAGAAGCTCTATCTTGGGCAGATTGACTGGAGCTCCTAAAAGGATTGGATATGACAATGCCAGTGGAGGTTTTTTACTGACTAAAAAAATTCCCTACGATAAATCCAAGCATGAGGTAGAAAAATTACTGTCATTTGTAGAATTAGATAGTTTTGCTGATGACCAGCTATCTCTCTATCCCAGTGAGATGGAGAAGGAAAAGATAGATGAGATATGGAAAAAGAATAATTTAGAGGGGAAAAAAATAATTTTACTAGCCCCTGGGAGTAAATGGTTTACCAAGAGATGGCCCCTGGAATATTTCAACGAACTTCTAAAAAAGCTGGCTGTAAAAAGTGAATACAGGGTTATCCTTATTGGAGGGCATGAAGAGTCTATGCTTAATATGTATATAGACAAAAATATAATAAACTTGATGGGGAAAACCAGTCTCTTGGACGTGGCAGAACTTTGCAGGAGAGGTGATATAATCGTTACCAATGACAGCTCTCCTATCCACATAGCTTCAGCCTTTGAAAAGTTACATATAATAGCTATTTTTGGAGCAACGACCAGGGAGCTGGGATTCTTTCCGTGGTCGAAAAACTCAGAGGTCTTGGAAAACAATGATTTAGACTGCAGACCTTGCGGATTACATGGAGGAGATAAATGTCCTAAAGGACATTTTAAGTGTATGCTGGAGATTAAGCCGGAAGTGGTGTACGATAAAATACAGGAGTATTTTAACTAA